The genomic DNA GTATTGGTGCGGCATTTCTTCTCCGTACGCAGGAAATACTCGAAGTTGTTGATGAACGTCAGGTTGAGTTCCTTCAGGGGAATGTCGTCACGGCGGTACACTTTCGGGACGAACTCGCAAAGGTGCCTGTATATGGTACGGTAGCGGTTGTATGTTCCCTGCACGCGGCTGTGTCCCACTTTCTTGATGAACTCCTCGTTGTGCTGCTCGAAGAGTTTCAACAGCGTCTCGCGTTTCACGCCCAGCCCGAGGCAGGCGTCCCTCAGCCTGGCGGCGGTGACATAGCCGTCGGACTGCATCAGTTCCTGGTAACGGCGGTTCACGTCCACGCGTATCCGGTCAACCTCCGCATTGATTTTCTGCGCCTCGGCGCTCTTGCCCGTGGCACGTGCCGTTTTCACGTCCCAAAGTTTCGGAGGTACGTCCAGTTTACAACTGAACTGCTTGATTTCACCGTCCACCGTAAGACGGCACATTAGGGGGAGATAGCCGTTGGCTCTCTCGCTGCCCTTCTTCACGTAGAAGAGGATTTTGAAAGTCGATCTGCTCATACTCGTTTTCATACTTTTTTGATCGTTACAAAGTTAATATCAAGCGAGTTGTCCTCAGGTATGAAAAACTGTGCAAATTACTGAAATAGAACCCGTTGTGCCGTTTCTTATTCCCGTTATATCAGTAACGATATGGGAACTGAAGTCTTTCGCTGTTTTTAGCGGATCTCCTTTTTCAGCTTATGCAGTATTATGAGTTAAACACCTAACTGCTTAATAGACTGCATTCTTGCTGTATTATCATCAACCTTGCTTTTTCTTGCTGCGTTTACTTTAAATTTGCGGATTTGCTGCAATACGCGGAAAACATCGTCAAGACTGTCGCGCTGCCTGAATTTTCCCGTATAAGTATCTTTGAATAAAGATGTGTCTTTTACTACGATCTTTACGTCATAGTAAAGTTCCATTTTTTCCAGAATATTGATCAAAGGTTCATTTTCAAAGGCATATATACCGTCAAGCCATAAAAAATGAGCTTTCAGGCGAATCGGTTCTACCTTCATCTTTCCGTTCGAGACAGTCACTTGTTGATCCGGTTCCAAAATGATCCCGTCAGATTCCTTATTCCGGAAAAAGACGCGTACGGAACCTTCCAACAAACTGGTTTGTACATAGCCGGTCGCAGGATAGCTGCACACGTTAAATTGGGTGCCTAAAACTTCCATATCGACATCATGCGTAGAAACAATGAAAGGGCGGGAAGGGTCTTTCGCCACTTTGAAGAAGGCTTCTCCTTCGATCGTAACATTCCTTTTATCATCGGTAAAACTGGCTGGATAGATCAACTTCGACTTCGCATTCAGCCAAACTTCCGTCCCATCCTGCAAGACCAGTTGTGCCCGCTGTCCGGCAGGAGTGTACAGAGTATTCATCACATTCTCCGATAAAAACTCCGCTTGCTCAGGCTGTGCATACCAATATGTCAATATACTTGTTGAAACGACTAATATCAGGATAGCAGCCGCATACCCGATCCGGCGTGTCCAACGCTTCCACATCACGGAGTGTTGCTTTTGCAAAATAAAGCAGTCGTATTTCTGTTTGCCGATTGTTTTATCCTGCACCTGATGTCCTAAGTTCAACAAGGCATATAGATTTTGATACTCTACAAATTCTTTTTTGAGTTCTTCACTCGCCTCGACATCGCGCAGCAGGGATAGTCGCTCTTCCGTGGAAAGTTCCTCATAAAAGTATTTATGTATCCGTTCGTTCATATTTTCCGCTTTTGTTCTTAATAAACGGATCAGGGAACCAAAACCCCCAAGAGGATAAACGGATTTTTTTAATTAGCGAGTAAAAATATTAATAAAGGGAGATAGTCTTTCAATTCGCTTTTAATTTTCTTATAGGCGATATCCATCTGATTTTCAACAGTTTTAAGGGAAATATTCAATTCAGCAGCTATGTCTTTCTGTTTTTTCCCCTCTATTTTGCTTTTGATAAAAATTTCCCGACATTTTTCAGGCAAAGAGTCTACCACTTCAGTAATGATCCGTTCGATATCCTGCTCGGAGAGTAGAGACTGATCGAATAATTCCAAGGAGGCAAGTTTCATCCGCAAAGTAGCCTGATACTCTTCCTGTATCAGGTTGACAGCTTCCTTTACAACAATGCGGTGACGTAAAAGGTCGATACAACGGTTTTTGATCGAAGTAAAAAGCAGGGCAACCAGATTCACATCATAAGCCAAGATCTCTTTTCTTTCCCACAATTCGGTAAATACGTCCTGGACGATATTTTCTGCGTCTTCTTCTGACACGACATACTCCAGAGCGAAATATTTCATCCGGGAAAACCAAGAGACATATATTTCTTCAAAATGGTCGGATAGTATTTTCTTTTCAACCAGCATCTTTCTTCTGTGTGAATAAAATCACGGCGTTCTCGATCTCCAAACTTTAATCTTTAAATTATTATATAGAGTGTGAGAGCTGTGACTTATCTATCAAATAGGGCTCTGGAAAACCTTTGGGAGTAAATAAGCAACATACTCCCACACCATACTTACGGATACGATGCGGGATATGCTAACCCATTCTTCCCCCTTTCAAATTTTCCAGATTTTTATTTGAAAGAATCAGTTAAACAACGCAATTGTGCTATTTGCACAATGCAAATATAGTAATAGTTATTGGTTAGACAAGTAAACTGTATATTGTATTCAAGACAAACGTATCTAATTTTTAGTCGATAGCAGTGTATAAAGTACAAGAACTTCCGAGAGAAGGAACCTATAAGTTCTCCAAACAGCGTTTCTCGGATCTAGTGGAAACAATTCGCATGATAGGGCATGAGTTATCAGAAATTTCCATTGTTTGAGCCTATGACAAACTATTAATGGCAAGTTTCATTATTCAAACTGGCGAAGGAAGAGCTAAAAATATTCATAGCAACAATTTATTTCTTGTTTTTATATACTTTTGCAGCCTGATTAAATAAGTAATATGAATACACATAATCTTTGTTGCATCGGCCACATTACGTTGGATAAGATTGTAACGCCGAAAAGGACACTGCATATGCCGGGAGGAACATCTTTCTATTTCGCGCATGGAATGAGCAAATTAGATACTTCCGACTTCCTGTTGGTAACAGCTCTTGCTGTCAGTGAGATGGACGCGGTGGAAGAAATACGCAGGAAAGGGATCGATGTAAAGGTTTTGCCCAGTACCCATTCCGTCTATTTTGAAAATACATATGGCGAGAACCAGAACAACCGGACGCAGCGGGTATTGGCAAAAGCCGATCCGTTCACAGTTGAAGGGTTACAGGATGTCGATGCCCGCATCTATCATTTGGGAAGTTTGCTGGCGGACGATTTTTCTTTAGATGTAATCAAATATTTATCGACCAAAGGGATGTTATCGGTCGATGCCCAAGGCTACCTGCGTGAAGTTCGCGGTGAGAATGTTTTCGCCGTAGACTGGCCGGAAAAGGAAGAGGCACTGAAATACATCCATATCCTGAAAGCCAACGAACACGAAACGGAAGTTCTCACCGGATGCAAAAATCCGCGTGAAGCAGCTCTGAAATTAGCCAACTGGGGCGTTAAGGAGGTTTTGCTGACATTAGGAAGCATGGGATCTGTCATTTATGCCGACGGCGAATTTCATGAAATACCCGCATACCCTCCAACAGAGATTGTGGACGCTACGGGATGTGGCGATACCTATATGGCCGGCTATCTGTACATGCGAAACAAAGGAGCTTCATACAAAGAAGCAGGATGTTTTGCCGCCGCCATGTGTACAATCAAGCTGGAAGCCTCGGGACCTTTCGGGGGAACAGAGAAGGATGTTTGGGATATTATCGAAAGGTATAAGTGAAACGATTTATGATTTCAGATTTATGATTTATGAGCTATGTATCACTGATAAATCATAAATCTGAAATCATAAATCAACGCAGTTTCTTAGCCATCACCATATAAGAATAAATAAGGACTACGGCATACCCAAATAGCGGTACGACGAACGAAAACGACATTGTCGAGATATCGGCTACATAGCCCATCAATAACGGTCCGACAGCTCCTCCTATCGGAGACATCATCAAGAAGGACGAAGCACGCTTGGTATAGTCACCCAATCCCCTCAGCGAGATAGCAAAAATCGTCGGAAACATAATAGCCTCGAAGATATAGCAGGCAAATAGAGCACCTTTCGACAGAGTACCTAAATTCAGGGTAACGAACAGAGCGCCCAAAACAGTAAAAATCGCACAAATAAACAAGACTTTCTCCGCTCGGATATAACTCATAATCCAACTACCGATAATACGCCCGATCATAAACAAGCCCAATCCACCGAAGGAAAGAACGATCGCTGCCTCATGCGCATCCATCCACCCATCGTCAGTCACATAATTAATAAAGAAACTGTTAATCGATATTTCCGCTATTTCGTAGCAGAACAAGGCCATCACCCCCCAGGTAAAACAACGATGTTTCCACAATCCTTTCAACCCGGCTTTAGCCTCAGCAGTCGTATCTTCGCAATCGTCATGGTTGATCTCCGGCAAGCGGATGCGGAAGAAAATAAGAGCAACAGACAGGACGATAACGCCCATCACGGTATAGGGCAAAGCAATGTTAGCATCTCCGTTGCCGGAAAACAACAGCATTCCACCGATTACAGGTGCACAGATACAACCTAACCCGTTGAAGGATTGTGCCAGATTCAAACGACTGGCTGCCGTCTCGCGATCCCCAAGCTCTGTCACGTAAGGATTGGCTGCCGTCTCCAAGAACGTCAGTCCGCAACCGATCACAAACAGGGAAAAGAGAAAGAAGTTGAATGACATCAACTGTTCGCTCGGAATGAAAAGCAACGATCCGATCCCGTAAAGGATCAGACCGAACACCACCCCCTGGCGGTATCCGTATTTATTAATAAAAAGTCCGGCTGGGATAGCCATTGTGAAATAACCCGTGTACATCGTTGCCTGGATCAAAGCAGAATGAGCCTTCGTCATGACAAGCGCCTCCTGGAAATGCTTGTTCAGCACATCTAAAATAGCATGTGCAAAACCCCATAAGAAAAACAGAGATGTGACTAATACAAAAGGAACCAGATACTCTTTCTTTACCAACGATTTCTTTACTTTTTCCATTTTATTGTTATTTGTTTTATACTCATCTTATTCATTTACCGGATTGTAGGGAATCGTGAACCAGAAAGTCGAGCCTTTACCTAACTCCGAATCC from Parabacteroides merdae ATCC 43184 includes the following:
- a CDS encoding FecR family protein, producing MNERIHKYFYEELSTEERLSLLRDVEASEELKKEFVEYQNLYALLNLGHQVQDKTIGKQKYDCFILQKQHSVMWKRWTRRIGYAAAILILVVSTSILTYWYAQPEQAEFLSENVMNTLYTPAGQRAQLVLQDGTEVWLNAKSKLIYPASFTDDKRNVTIEGEAFFKVAKDPSRPFIVSTHDVDMEVLGTQFNVCSYPATGYVQTSLLEGSVRVFFRNKESDGIILEPDQQVTVSNGKMKVEPIRLKAHFLWLDGIYAFENEPLINILEKMELYYDVKIVVKDTSLFKDTYTGKFRQRDSLDDVFRVLQQIRKFKVNAARKSKVDDNTARMQSIKQLGV
- a CDS encoding RNA polymerase sigma-70 factor; translation: MLVEKKILSDHFEEIYVSWFSRMKYFALEYVVSEEDAENIVQDVFTELWERKEILAYDVNLVALLFTSIKNRCIDLLRHRIVVKEAVNLIQEEYQATLRMKLASLELFDQSLLSEQDIERIITEVVDSLPEKCREIFIKSKIEGKKQKDIAAELNISLKTVENQMDIAYKKIKSELKDYLPLLIFLLAN
- a CDS encoding PfkB family carbohydrate kinase yields the protein MNTHNLCCIGHITLDKIVTPKRTLHMPGGTSFYFAHGMSKLDTSDFLLVTALAVSEMDAVEEIRRKGIDVKVLPSTHSVYFENTYGENQNNRTQRVLAKADPFTVEGLQDVDARIYHLGSLLADDFSLDVIKYLSTKGMLSVDAQGYLREVRGENVFAVDWPEKEEALKYIHILKANEHETEVLTGCKNPREAALKLANWGVKEVLLTLGSMGSVIYADGEFHEIPAYPPTEIVDATGCGDTYMAGYLYMRNKGASYKEAGCFAAAMCTIKLEASGPFGGTEKDVWDIIERYK
- a CDS encoding sugar MFS transporter — its product is MEKVKKSLVKKEYLVPFVLVTSLFFLWGFAHAILDVLNKHFQEALVMTKAHSALIQATMYTGYFTMAIPAGLFINKYGYRQGVVFGLILYGIGSLLFIPSEQLMSFNFFLFSLFVIGCGLTFLETAANPYVTELGDRETAASRLNLAQSFNGLGCICAPVIGGMLLFSGNGDANIALPYTVMGVIVLSVALIFFRIRLPEINHDDCEDTTAEAKAGLKGLWKHRCFTWGVMALFCYEIAEISINSFFINYVTDDGWMDAHEAAIVLSFGGLGLFMIGRIIGSWIMSYIRAEKVLFICAIFTVLGALFVTLNLGTLSKGALFACYIFEAIMFPTIFAISLRGLGDYTKRASSFLMMSPIGGAVGPLLMGYVADISTMSFSFVVPLFGYAVVLIYSYMVMAKKLR